The Cellulomonas fulva genome includes a window with the following:
- a CDS encoding class II fumarate hydratase — translation MTSALPDDGVEYRIEHDTMGEVRVPADALYRAQTQRAVENFPISGSHLERGHIEALARIKKAAARANAELGVLPGDVAEAIVGAADEVASGAHDAHFPVDVYQTGSGTSSNMNTNEVLATLATRALGADVHPNDHVNASQSSNDVFPTSVHVAATAGVVRDLVPALEHLAGALQAKADAWAGVVKSGRTHLMDATPVTLGQEFGGYAAAVRYGVERLQSALPRAAEVPLGGTAVGTGINTPAGFPQRVIELLREDTGLPLTEARNHFEAQSSRDGLVELSGALRTIAVSLTKICNDLRWMGSGPNTGLGELAIPDLQPGSSIMPGKVNPVVPEAVLMVAARVVGNDATVAWAGASGSFELNVQIPVIASAVLESIRLLANASRVLADKTVAGLVANEERARAFAESSPSIVTPLNRVIGYEAAAKIAKHAVKHGLTIRQAVVDLGYVERGEVTETQLDEALDVLSMTRPPQA, via the coding sequence ATGACTTCTGCGCTTCCCGACGACGGCGTCGAGTACCGGATCGAGCACGACACGATGGGCGAGGTCCGGGTGCCCGCCGACGCCCTGTACCGCGCGCAGACGCAGCGTGCGGTCGAGAACTTCCCCATCTCCGGCAGCCACCTGGAGCGCGGGCACATCGAGGCCCTCGCCCGGATCAAGAAGGCCGCGGCACGCGCGAACGCCGAGCTCGGCGTGCTGCCGGGCGACGTGGCGGAGGCGATCGTCGGCGCGGCCGACGAGGTCGCGTCGGGCGCGCACGACGCGCACTTCCCGGTCGACGTCTACCAGACCGGCTCGGGCACCAGCTCGAACATGAACACCAACGAGGTGCTGGCGACGCTGGCGACGCGTGCGCTCGGCGCCGACGTGCACCCGAACGACCACGTGAACGCGTCGCAGTCGTCCAACGACGTCTTCCCGACGAGCGTGCACGTGGCCGCGACCGCCGGCGTGGTCCGGGACCTGGTCCCCGCCCTCGAGCACCTGGCCGGCGCGCTGCAGGCCAAGGCGGACGCCTGGGCCGGCGTCGTGAAGTCGGGCCGCACGCACCTCATGGACGCGACGCCAGTGACGCTCGGGCAGGAGTTCGGCGGGTACGCCGCCGCCGTCCGGTACGGCGTCGAGCGCCTGCAGTCCGCCCTCCCGCGCGCGGCCGAGGTGCCGCTCGGCGGGACCGCCGTCGGCACCGGGATCAACACCCCCGCGGGCTTCCCGCAGCGCGTCATCGAGCTGCTGCGCGAGGACACCGGCCTCCCGCTGACCGAGGCGCGCAACCACTTCGAGGCGCAGTCCTCCCGCGACGGCCTCGTGGAGCTGTCCGGCGCGCTGCGCACGATCGCCGTGAGCCTCACCAAGATCTGCAACGACCTGCGCTGGATGGGCTCCGGCCCCAACACCGGCCTGGGCGAGCTCGCGATCCCCGACCTGCAGCCCGGCTCGTCGATCATGCCCGGCAAGGTCAACCCGGTGGTGCCCGAGGCCGTCCTGATGGTCGCCGCGCGCGTGGTGGGCAACGACGCGACGGTCGCCTGGGCCGGCGCGTCCGGCTCGTTCGAGCTCAACGTGCAGATCCCCGTCATCGCCTCGGCGGTGCTCGAGTCGATCCGCCTGCTCGCCAACGCGAGCCGGGTGCTCGCGGACAAGACCGTCGCGGGGCTCGTCGCCAACGAGGAGAGGGCCCGCGCGTTCGCCGAGTCGTCGCCGTCGATCGTCACCCCGCTGAACCGCGTGATCGGCTACGAGGCCGCGGCGAAGATCGCCAAGCACGCCGTCAAGCACGGCCTGACGATCCGCCAGGCCGTGGTGGACCTGGGCTACGTCGAGCGCGGCGAGGTCACCGAGACCCAGCTCGACGAGGCCCTCGACGTCCTGAGCATGACCCGCCCGCCGCAGGCCTGA
- a CDS encoding DHA2 family efflux MFS transporter permease subunit, protein MTSPSAGTPGRPGPATALVDLHGRSPWSVLPALCLGFFMIMLDTTIVNIAVPTLVKELDASITAVGWVNSAYLLTFAVLLLVTGRLGDRFGPRPVFIVGLVVFTLTSFLCGLADSIGLLIAARALQGIGAALMTPQTMSMITRVFPPARRGAAMGVWGAVAGVATITGPVLGGLLVETWGWEYIFFINIPVGAVALYFAVRNLPTLPTHQRRFDGVGVALSIVGMFLVVFGLQEGENFDWGTGIWLSIAAGALVLGAFVWWQRRMGDDALLPLRLFHVRNFSLSNVAGFAVTFAMTGLFFPFTIYLQLVLGLTPLRAALVGAGGSLLSGVVAPFAGRLSDRVPAKWIVATGFAIVAATVVWLTLVIEPDAEVWHLVVPMTVFGIGTGFLFSPLASAATSGLDQRTAGAGAGAFNTTRQIGGVVGSAAIVAMLTSRLATTIPSAASDAAASLPEQARQPFVDGMSQVDASQVSGGGSASFPVPDGVPADVAEQIRSAAMDALHAGFSTAVSQTLLLTAAVLVLGLIAALAMNAIRPQHHGAVPAGAGTTTTDAVADRSADADAAPTARATTA, encoded by the coding sequence ATGACCAGTCCTTCCGCCGGCACGCCCGGCCGCCCCGGGCCGGCGACCGCGCTCGTCGACCTGCACGGCCGCAGCCCGTGGAGCGTCCTGCCCGCGCTGTGCCTCGGCTTCTTCATGATCATGCTGGACACGACGATCGTGAACATCGCCGTGCCCACGCTGGTCAAGGAGCTCGACGCGTCGATCACCGCCGTCGGCTGGGTCAACAGCGCCTACCTGCTGACGTTCGCGGTCCTGCTCCTCGTGACGGGCCGCCTGGGGGACCGGTTCGGCCCCCGACCCGTGTTCATCGTCGGCCTCGTCGTCTTCACGCTGACGTCGTTCCTGTGCGGGCTGGCGGACTCCATCGGGCTGCTCATCGCCGCCCGCGCGCTCCAGGGCATCGGTGCGGCGCTCATGACGCCGCAGACCATGTCGATGATCACGCGGGTCTTCCCGCCCGCCCGTCGCGGCGCGGCCATGGGCGTGTGGGGCGCCGTCGCGGGCGTCGCGACCATCACCGGCCCCGTGCTCGGCGGCCTGCTCGTGGAGACGTGGGGCTGGGAGTACATCTTCTTCATCAACATCCCCGTCGGTGCGGTCGCGCTGTACTTCGCCGTCCGCAACCTGCCGACGCTGCCCACGCACCAGCGCCGGTTCGACGGCGTGGGCGTCGCGCTGTCGATCGTCGGGATGTTCCTGGTCGTCTTCGGGCTGCAGGAGGGCGAGAACTTCGACTGGGGCACCGGCATCTGGCTGAGCATCGCCGCGGGTGCGCTGGTCCTCGGGGCGTTCGTCTGGTGGCAGCGACGGATGGGTGACGACGCGCTGCTGCCGCTGCGCCTGTTCCACGTCCGCAACTTCTCGTTGTCGAACGTCGCGGGCTTCGCGGTGACCTTCGCCATGACCGGCCTGTTCTTCCCCTTCACCATCTACCTGCAGCTCGTGCTGGGGCTCACCCCGCTGCGGGCTGCGCTGGTCGGGGCCGGCGGTTCGCTGCTCTCCGGCGTGGTCGCGCCCTTCGCCGGCCGCCTGTCCGACCGCGTGCCGGCGAAGTGGATCGTCGCCACGGGCTTCGCGATCGTCGCGGCCACCGTCGTGTGGCTGACGCTCGTGATCGAGCCCGACGCCGAGGTCTGGCACCTCGTCGTGCCGATGACGGTCTTCGGCATCGGGACGGGCTTCCTGTTCTCGCCGCTCGCGTCCGCGGCCACCTCGGGCCTCGACCAGCGCACCGCCGGCGCCGGCGCGGGGGCGTTCAACACGACGCGGCAGATCGGCGGTGTCGTCGGCTCCGCGGCCATCGTGGCGATGCTGACGTCCCGGCTGGCGACGACGATCCCGAGCGCGGCGAGCGACGCCGCGGCGTCGTTGCCGGAGCAGGCACGTCAGCCGTTCGTCGACGGCATGTCCCAGGTCGACGCGTCGCAGGTCTCCGGCGGCGGCAGCGCCTCGTTCCCGGTGCCGGACGGCGTGCCGGCCGACGTCGCGGAGCAGATCCGTTCCGCGGCGATGGACGCCCTGCACGCGGGCTTCTCGACCGCCGTCTCGCAGACGCTGCTGCTCACGGCCGCGGTGCTCGTCCTCGGTCTGATCGCGGCGCTGGCGATGAACGCGATCCGTCCGCAGCACCACGGCGCTGTCCCGGCCGGGGCGGGCACCACGACGACGGACGCGGTCGCCGACCGGAGCGCCGACGCGGACGCGGCGCCGACGGCCCGGGCCACGACGGCCTGA
- a CDS encoding PadR family transcriptional regulator: MALSAVAVVLLSLLHEQPMHPYQLHQTLVLRHSTRLVRVNPGAVYHGVERLERDGFVEPVRTEREGRRPERTTYRITEAGRAAFAEQVAHLLGDPHTEYPVLPVGLSESTHLPVEVVLAELTRRRDRETADAATMRARYDELRADGLPRRYLLDLEHDLALLEARTAWLSALLEDLAAGRLGWGEGKPDEFVARRRAALAEGAPADPAP, translated from the coding sequence ATGGCGCTCTCGGCGGTCGCCGTCGTGCTGCTCTCGCTGCTGCACGAGCAGCCGATGCACCCGTACCAGCTGCACCAGACGCTGGTCCTGCGGCACAGCACGCGCCTCGTGCGCGTGAACCCCGGCGCGGTCTACCACGGCGTCGAGCGGCTCGAGCGGGACGGCTTCGTCGAGCCGGTCCGGACCGAGCGGGAGGGCCGACGGCCCGAGCGCACCACGTACCGGATCACCGAGGCGGGGCGGGCCGCGTTCGCCGAGCAGGTCGCGCACCTCCTGGGTGATCCGCACACCGAGTACCCCGTGCTCCCGGTGGGTCTCTCGGAGTCGACGCACCTGCCCGTCGAGGTCGTCCTCGCCGAGCTCACGCGGCGCCGGGACCGCGAGACCGCCGACGCGGCGACGATGCGGGCGCGCTACGACGAGCTGCGCGCCGACGGCCTGCCGCGGCGCTACCTCCTGGACCTGGAGCACGACCTGGCGCTGCTCGAGGCCCGCACCGCCTGGCTGTCCGCCCTGCTCGAGGACCTGGCCGCCGGCCGGCTGGGCTGGGGCGAGGGCAAGCCGGACGAGTTCGTCGCCCGGCGCCGCGCCGCCCTGGCCGAGGGTGCACCCGCCGACCCAGCCCCCTGA
- a CDS encoding ABC transporter permease, translated as MGWMTRLVRHRARAQVTILATVTAVTVVGATLLGSFALLLAVNENRALDVALSRAPAAVTDVGVRLDLSPDQPARPALEAADEYLDRLLAGLPDARTHWLQSQWLAVQGTTDPVSPLVYLGAVPTEVTVVEGTWPPAADADSAVPVAVPVAVPSAAAERYDWEPGDRIAFEGTSERSQGELVVAAVYVAEPPRAAWSREVLRGRLHEAAYPYPGTFGFVTTNAWGPLLVDPDVLLSGKVATQSVQAVALPDLDHATRADVEGLRTRLSTAQQDATAASGEVAASADVTTDLDTTIDTATADLDVTHVSVVLLGLMLVVVAVTVLLLAARLLAERRAPEQTLMSSRGASGGQLLGLAASEALVVAVLTALAAPWLARLLFWGVTSVPALRGAGLHVDPGHPVSLWVTCGVGAALLAGVLVGPLLRRRGSVVDTEQQLVRQDRKQALARSGADLAVVALAAVALWQLSTQGSPVVAGSGRIDPLLVAAPALALLAGGVLAARALPLVASVGERLATRTRTLVAPLATWEVSRRPGRASGAALLLTLAIAVGTFGQGYLQTWRTSQQDQAEAAIGTDLRVVDADGTPLEQAAVVADEHALQIASPVGFADAGLGIATGREDATNASMTRLLVLDTRHTADLVRGRAPDDAPGGWAALTGGLAPTSYVTGPPVPAGTTELTLTLTTYLSLPLPSALSISLVVQDQHGLRTPLELPSFSVGSEEPVDHRVELAIPEGVGPLQIVAATARIALGEGEEPAEPGDRTLPTFAVHLTDLTARAEDGTTTPIDLTRATWVVQATTPGWSSQLPTTWADEEGMHLAGALPLVVADASAFSITSFRPEPIVHALVTPGVLEDLGADQDDTLVVDVGGAPVQLRVDRVVDYLPGMPRGQGVLVDADAISRASWARGSAATFSDEWWARVDEADAPAAAQRLTRAEMGTVTTLVGVRAEATDGPLRVGIQAALWLVIVASAGLAVAGIAMSATVAVRTRRLELARLQALGASRSSLVRAVLAEHALLGAVGIAAGLAVGYLLATVLSPVITVSAAGLPPVPPVVLQWPWAAQLAFVGGTALACGIVVLTVAQLLLRRASGALLRLGDEG; from the coding sequence ATGGGCTGGATGACGCGGCTCGTGCGCCACCGTGCCCGCGCCCAGGTCACGATCCTCGCGACGGTGACCGCCGTGACCGTCGTCGGCGCGACGCTGCTCGGGTCGTTCGCGCTGCTGCTCGCCGTGAACGAGAACCGGGCGCTCGACGTCGCGCTGAGCCGCGCGCCGGCCGCCGTCACCGACGTGGGTGTCCGCCTCGACCTCAGCCCGGACCAGCCGGCGCGCCCGGCCCTCGAGGCCGCCGACGAGTACCTGGACCGCCTGCTCGCCGGGCTGCCCGACGCCCGGACCCACTGGCTCCAGTCGCAGTGGCTCGCGGTGCAGGGCACCACGGACCCCGTCTCCCCGCTCGTCTACCTCGGAGCGGTCCCGACCGAGGTGACCGTGGTCGAGGGCACCTGGCCACCGGCGGCGGACGCCGACTCCGCCGTGCCCGTCGCCGTGCCCGTCGCCGTGCCGAGCGCTGCTGCCGAGAGGTACGACTGGGAGCCCGGCGACCGGATCGCGTTCGAGGGCACGAGCGAGCGCTCGCAGGGCGAGCTCGTGGTCGCCGCGGTGTACGTGGCGGAGCCGCCGCGCGCCGCGTGGAGCCGCGAGGTCCTCAGGGGCCGCCTGCACGAGGCCGCCTACCCCTACCCGGGGACGTTCGGCTTCGTCACGACGAACGCGTGGGGACCGCTCCTGGTCGACCCCGACGTGCTGCTGTCCGGGAAGGTCGCGACGCAGTCCGTTCAGGCGGTCGCGCTGCCGGACCTGGACCACGCGACGCGCGCGGACGTCGAAGGGCTGCGGACCCGGCTGTCCACCGCGCAGCAGGACGCGACCGCCGCCTCGGGCGAGGTCGCGGCCTCGGCGGACGTGACCACGGACCTCGACACGACGATCGACACCGCCACGGCCGACCTCGACGTGACGCACGTCAGCGTGGTCCTGCTCGGGCTGATGCTCGTCGTCGTCGCGGTCACCGTGCTCCTGCTGGCGGCGCGCCTGCTCGCCGAGCGCCGGGCGCCCGAGCAGACCCTCATGTCCTCCCGCGGCGCGTCCGGCGGCCAGCTCCTCGGGCTCGCGGCGTCCGAGGCGCTCGTCGTCGCGGTGCTCACGGCGCTCGCGGCACCGTGGCTCGCCCGGCTGCTGTTCTGGGGCGTCACCAGCGTGCCGGCGTTGCGGGGCGCCGGGCTGCACGTGGACCCGGGCCACCCGGTGTCGCTGTGGGTCACCTGCGGCGTGGGGGCGGCGCTGCTCGCGGGCGTGCTCGTCGGTCCCCTGCTGCGGCGCCGCGGTTCGGTCGTGGACACCGAGCAGCAGCTCGTCCGGCAGGACCGCAAGCAGGCGCTCGCACGGTCGGGCGCCGACCTGGCGGTCGTCGCGCTCGCCGCCGTCGCGCTGTGGCAGCTGTCCACCCAGGGCTCGCCCGTGGTCGCCGGGTCGGGACGCATCGACCCGCTCCTGGTCGCCGCGCCGGCGCTCGCCCTGCTCGCGGGCGGCGTGCTGGCCGCGCGCGCCCTCCCGCTCGTCGCGTCGGTCGGCGAACGGCTCGCGACCCGGACGCGCACCCTCGTCGCACCGCTCGCCACCTGGGAGGTCAGCCGCCGCCCGGGGCGTGCGTCCGGAGCCGCCCTGCTGCTCACGCTCGCCATCGCGGTGGGCACCTTCGGCCAGGGCTACCTGCAGACCTGGCGCACCTCGCAGCAGGACCAGGCGGAGGCGGCGATCGGGACGGACCTGCGCGTCGTCGACGCCGACGGCACCCCGCTGGAGCAGGCCGCGGTCGTCGCCGACGAGCACGCGCTGCAGATCGCCAGTCCCGTCGGGTTCGCCGACGCGGGTCTGGGCATCGCCACGGGCCGTGAGGACGCGACCAACGCATCCATGACGCGGCTGCTCGTGCTCGACACCCGCCACACCGCCGATCTGGTGCGAGGGCGGGCGCCGGACGACGCACCCGGCGGCTGGGCCGCCCTGACCGGGGGCCTCGCGCCGACGTCCTACGTGACGGGTCCGCCCGTCCCCGCCGGCACCACCGAGCTGACGCTCACGCTGACGACCTACCTCTCCCTCCCGCTGCCGTCCGCGCTCTCGATCTCGCTGGTCGTGCAGGACCAGCACGGGCTGCGCACGCCGCTCGAGCTGCCGTCGTTCTCGGTGGGCTCGGAGGAGCCGGTCGACCACCGGGTCGAGCTCGCGATCCCGGAGGGGGTCGGTCCGCTGCAGATCGTCGCCGCGACCGCCCGGATCGCCCTCGGCGAGGGCGAGGAGCCGGCCGAGCCCGGCGACCGGACGCTGCCGACCTTCGCGGTGCACCTCACCGACCTGACCGCCCGGGCGGAGGACGGGACCACCACCCCGATCGACCTCACGCGCGCGACCTGGGTGGTGCAGGCGACCACGCCCGGCTGGAGCAGCCAGCTCCCCACCACCTGGGCCGACGAGGAGGGCATGCACCTCGCGGGCGCGCTGCCGCTCGTCGTCGCCGACGCCTCGGCCTTCTCGATCACGTCCTTCCGGCCCGAGCCGATCGTGCACGCGCTGGTCACCCCCGGGGTGCTGGAGGACCTCGGCGCCGACCAGGACGACACGCTCGTCGTCGACGTCGGGGGCGCCCCGGTGCAGCTGCGGGTCGACCGGGTGGTGGACTACCTGCCGGGCATGCCGCGCGGGCAGGGCGTGCTCGTCGACGCCGACGCGATCAGCCGCGCGTCGTGGGCGCGCGGGTCCGCCGCGACGTTCTCCGACGAGTGGTGGGCACGGGTCGACGAGGCCGACGCCCCGGCCGCCGCGCAGCGTCTGACCAGGGCCGAGATGGGCACCGTCACGACCCTCGTGGGCGTCCGTGCCGAGGCGACCGACGGCCCCCTGCGCGTCGGCATCCAGGCCGCGCTCTGGCTCGTGATCGTGGCGTCCGCGGGCCTGGCCGTCGCGGGCATCGCGATGAGCGCGACCGTCGCGGTGCGCACGCGGCGCCTCGAGCTCGCGCGGCTCCAAGCGCTCGGCGCCTCGCGGTCCTCGCTGGTGCGTGCCGTGCTCGCCGAGCACGCGCTGCTCGGCGCGGTGGGCATCGCCGCGGGGCTGGCCGTGGGCTACCTGCTCGCCACCGTGCTGTCCCCGGTGATCACCGTCTCCGCCGCGGGCCTGCCGCCGGTGCCGCCCGTGGTGCTGCAGTGGCCGTGGGCGGCGCAGCTGGCGTTCGTCGGCGGCACCGCCCTGGCGTGCGGGATCGTCGTGCTGACCGTCGCCCAGCTGCTGCTGCGGCGCGCGTCCGGCGCACTGCTCCGACTGGGGGACGAGGGATGA
- a CDS encoding FtsX-like permease family protein: protein MTHRPTAPDATRAPRSLRTSSRAVTAAGPLVARRRAAADRGMLVLLGLLLGAVVVAALAAPRMVNSVADDGIRFAVQESRPSSDLVARLDPGAGTGAIRDDAAAERTVVAARDLDANLPPELADVLGEPGIALTAFAWPARPEGVQVVGRLGYAGSDVVRWVDGRAPEASPQPELADDAPVASLARRVEVGVTARAARELGFSPGDEIRVGGLLVTQLTAVVTGTYEVVDPAQAQWVDLPEFVAPTPGPANTDSVAGVGFLTTDASLPDLLAAVQPSAATLLVRFPADAPSLTAAEGPEVAATATGLVADPTPLTVGDGRVPSVTTELPAVLESYASRLAGATAQASVVMLGLVTAGGLVLVLAARLLTMRRRRFLDVERARGAAVASVGWRALLESVPLTALAATAGALLTWALLPSGRGTPWPAVLVVLTGVLAPPLLAATAVIPAWAGRRVPANRADRERAARQRRTRRLVAELAVLALAAAAFFSVRARGLRPTRTGDVDWLLAATPVLLAAAATLLVVHLLPPVVRAAARTAVRGTGVAALVATRRAVAGSRTAIPALTTTVAVALVVFCGVTSTTVDRGQERAADLVVQADVRLDGPVPDEAVAALRAAPGVVAAAGATRLEGRTFGIGSGISARLLAVDAEQLAAVRAALGADDDGLAALAAADGGTRVPALVSPSLLSTARTLDPHVWVREEFAPLEVLGTTSITGSAEPTATVVVDRSALEAATGSDLQVDTVWVAGPGATEAVAASGLASTGGVAVLSRSDWLDAWQLSPLTAGLRSLLGAAALALALLAGIALLLTVVATSRDRRATVNVLRTLGASERTGSRIAAVEVLPTAIAALLAGSVIGVAVPWLLTSALGLGALTGEPSGTRVVVTWQPFALAVVAVVVAIAAATQVEAWLRRHDDLAGAIREAER, encoded by the coding sequence ATGACGCACCGACCCACCGCCCCGGACGCGACGCGCGCGCCACGCAGCCTGCGCACGTCGTCGCGTGCGGTCACGGCCGCCGGCCCGCTCGTCGCACGGCGACGCGCCGCGGCCGACCGCGGGATGCTCGTCCTGCTCGGGCTCCTGCTCGGGGCCGTCGTGGTCGCGGCCCTCGCCGCGCCCCGAATGGTGAACTCGGTCGCCGACGACGGCATCCGGTTCGCGGTGCAGGAGTCGCGCCCCTCGAGCGACCTCGTCGCGCGGTTGGACCCCGGCGCGGGCACCGGGGCGATCCGGGACGACGCCGCGGCCGAGCGCACGGTCGTCGCCGCACGCGACCTGGACGCGAACCTGCCCCCCGAGCTCGCGGACGTGCTCGGCGAGCCGGGCATCGCGCTGACGGCCTTCGCCTGGCCGGCGCGGCCGGAGGGCGTGCAGGTCGTCGGCCGCCTCGGCTACGCGGGCAGCGACGTCGTGCGGTGGGTCGACGGGCGCGCGCCGGAGGCGTCGCCCCAGCCGGAGCTCGCGGACGACGCCCCGGTGGCGTCGCTCGCCCGGCGGGTGGAGGTCGGGGTCACCGCCCGGGCCGCGCGCGAGCTCGGCTTCTCCCCCGGCGACGAGATCCGGGTCGGCGGGCTGCTCGTCACCCAGCTCACGGCCGTCGTCACCGGCACGTACGAGGTCGTCGACCCCGCGCAGGCCCAGTGGGTCGACCTGCCGGAGTTCGTCGCACCCACGCCCGGTCCCGCCAACACCGACTCGGTCGCCGGCGTGGGCTTCCTGACGACCGACGCCTCGCTGCCCGACCTCCTCGCCGCCGTCCAGCCCAGCGCCGCCACCCTGCTGGTGCGGTTCCCCGCCGACGCCCCCTCGCTGACGGCCGCCGAGGGGCCCGAGGTCGCCGCGACGGCGACCGGGCTGGTCGCGGACCCCACGCCGCTCACGGTCGGCGACGGTCGCGTGCCCTCCGTCACGACCGAGCTGCCGGCCGTGCTCGAGTCCTACGCGAGCAGGCTGGCCGGGGCGACGGCCCAGGCGTCGGTCGTCATGCTCGGCCTCGTCACGGCCGGCGGGCTGGTCCTGGTGCTCGCCGCCCGGCTGCTGACGATGCGGCGGCGGCGGTTCCTCGACGTCGAGCGGGCACGCGGCGCGGCCGTCGCCTCGGTCGGCTGGCGGGCGCTGCTCGAGTCCGTGCCGCTCACCGCGCTCGCGGCGACCGCGGGCGCGCTGCTCACCTGGGCGCTGCTCCCCTCGGGCCGCGGCACCCCGTGGCCCGCCGTGCTCGTCGTGCTCACCGGCGTCCTGGCGCCGCCCCTGCTCGCCGCGACGGCCGTCATCCCCGCGTGGGCCGGCCGGCGGGTCCCCGCCAACCGCGCCGACCGCGAGCGCGCGGCACGCCAGCGCCGGACGCGCCGGCTCGTGGCCGAGCTGGCCGTCCTCGCCCTCGCGGCTGCGGCCTTCTTCTCCGTGCGAGCACGCGGGCTGCGGCCGACGCGCACCGGTGACGTCGACTGGCTCCTGGCCGCGACGCCCGTGCTCCTGGCCGCCGCCGCGACCCTCCTCGTCGTGCACCTGCTCCCGCCCGTGGTGCGCGCGGCGGCGCGCACCGCCGTGCGGGGGACCGGGGTCGCGGCGCTGGTGGCGACGCGGCGCGCGGTCGCCGGGAGCCGGACCGCGATCCCCGCGCTCACCACGACGGTCGCGGTCGCGCTCGTCGTGTTCTGCGGCGTGACGTCGACGACGGTCGACCGCGGGCAGGAGCGTGCCGCCGACCTCGTCGTGCAGGCCGACGTCCGGCTGGACGGTCCGGTGCCCGACGAGGCGGTCGCCGCGCTCCGCGCGGCGCCGGGAGTGGTGGCCGCCGCGGGCGCGACGCGCCTCGAGGGCCGGACGTTCGGCATCGGCTCGGGCATCAGCGCCCGGCTCCTCGCGGTCGACGCCGAGCAGCTCGCGGCCGTGCGGGCCGCGCTGGGCGCGGACGACGACGGCCTCGCGGCCCTCGCCGCCGCCGACGGCGGGACCCGCGTCCCGGCGCTCGTCAGCCCGAGCCTGCTCAGCACGGCGCGCACCCTCGACCCGCACGTGTGGGTGCGGGAGGAGTTCGCGCCCCTGGAGGTGCTCGGCACGACGAGCATCACGGGCAGCGCCGAGCCCACCGCGACCGTCGTCGTGGACCGGTCCGCCCTCGAGGCGGCGACGGGCAGCGACCTGCAGGTCGACACGGTCTGGGTGGCCGGACCGGGCGCGACGGAGGCGGTCGCGGCGAGCGGGCTCGCCAGCACCGGCGGCGTCGCCGTCCTCTCGCGCTCGGACTGGCTCGACGCGTGGCAGCTGTCCCCGCTGACGGCCGGGCTGCGCAGCCTGCTGGGCGCCGCGGCGCTCGCGCTCGCGCTGCTCGCGGGCATCGCCCTGCTGCTCACCGTCGTCGCGACGTCCCGCGACCGGCGGGCGACGGTCAACGTCCTGCGGACCCTCGGGGCGTCCGAGCGCACCGGGAGCCGGATCGCGGCCGTCGAGGTGCTGCCGACGGCGATCGCCGCGCTGCTCGCCGGCTCCGTGATCGGCGTCGCGGTCCCGTGGCTGCTGACGAGCGCGCTCGGGCTCGGTGCGCTGACCGGCGAGCCGTCGGGCACGCGGGTGGTGGTGACCTGGCAGCCGTTCGCGCTCGCGGTCGTGGCCGTCGTGGTCGCGATCGCGGCGGCCACGCAGGTCGAGGCCTGGCTCCGGCGGCACGACGACCTGGCGGGGGCCATCCGGGAGGCGGAACGATGA
- a CDS encoding ABC transporter ATP-binding protein, with product MTTLDTLEERAQTRSAAFGADALIVCDSLVRIYQSEGIEVQALQGLDLLVDDGELVAIVGASGSGKSTLLSVLSGLDVPTAGRVRVGPWDLMAMTPAQRVQYRRTMVGFVWQQTARNLVPYLTAAENVAFPLALAGTGSRERAARAAELLELLGVAYCAERRPGQMSGGEQQRVAIAVALACSPRVLFADEPTGELDTATSHDVLEGLRMVNRELGTTVVVVTHDPGVSEHVERTVAIRDGRTSSEVVRRRHTADDGTEHVVAEEFAVLDRAGRVQLPQEYREALELAGRVRLALEDSHVSVWPDKPRVTPSRGPATGRHAAVPEPSRGEAASDQEEQR from the coding sequence ATGACGACGCTGGACACGCTCGAGGAGCGCGCACAGACCCGCTCGGCCGCGTTCGGCGCGGACGCGCTGATCGTGTGCGACTCGCTGGTGCGCATCTACCAGTCCGAGGGCATCGAGGTGCAGGCGCTGCAGGGGCTCGACCTGCTGGTCGACGACGGCGAGCTCGTCGCGATCGTCGGCGCGTCCGGCTCCGGCAAGTCGACGCTGCTGTCGGTGCTCTCGGGCCTGGACGTCCCGACGGCCGGCCGGGTGCGCGTGGGGCCGTGGGACCTCATGGCGATGACGCCCGCGCAGCGCGTGCAGTACCGCCGGACGATGGTCGGGTTCGTGTGGCAGCAGACCGCGCGCAACCTGGTGCCCTACCTCACCGCGGCGGAGAACGTCGCGTTCCCCCTCGCGCTGGCCGGCACGGGCAGCCGGGAGCGCGCGGCCCGCGCGGCGGAGCTGCTCGAGCTGCTCGGCGTCGCGTACTGCGCCGAGCGGCGCCCCGGGCAGATGTCGGGCGGCGAGCAGCAGCGCGTCGCGATCGCGGTGGCCCTCGCGTGCTCGCCCCGCGTCCTGTTCGCCGACGAGCCCACGGGCGAGCTGGACACGGCCACCTCCCACGACGTGCTCGAGGGCCTGCGGATGGTCAACCGCGAGCTCGGCACCACCGTCGTCGTCGTGACCCACGACCCGGGGGTGAGCGAGCACGTCGAGCGGACCGTCGCGATCCGCGACGGGCGCACGTCGTCGGAGGTCGTGCGCCGCCGGCACACGGCCGACGACGGCACCGAGCACGTGGTCGCGGAGGAGTTCGCCGTGCTCGACCGCGCGGGCCGGGTGCAGCTCCCGCAGGAGTACCGCGAGGCGCTCGAGCTGGCCGGTCGCGTCCGCCTCGCGCTCGAGGACTCGCACGTCTCGGTGTGGCCGGACAAGCCGCGCGTGACGCCGTCGCGCGGGCCCGCGACGGGTCGGCACGCGGCCGTCCCCGAGCCGAGCCGCGGCGAGGCCGCGTCCGACCAGGAGGAGCAGCGATGA